Proteins from a genomic interval of Neodiprion lecontei isolate iyNeoLeco1 chromosome 2, iyNeoLeco1.1, whole genome shotgun sequence:
- the LOC107218410 gene encoding uncharacterized protein LOC107218410: MTQANRKRGRSIEDEAGEFMPLSKRINNLHINGLSGLPTPESSQETMDSEWGNRSYVPSPNHSEPSQGSSSLDGCSSSRSSYTAEYRPNLDANDNPYYYENNKLLYSLYMERMQRASELY; this comes from the exons ATGACACAAGCCAACAG AAAAAGAGGACGCAGCATAGAAGATGAAGCTGGTGAATTCATGCCGCTTAGTAAAAGGATAAATAATCTCCACATCAACGGATTATCTGGACTACCAACTCCCGAGTCTTCCCAAGAAACCATGGACTCTGAATGGGGCAACCGCAGCTACGTTCCATCTCCCAATCATTCCGAGCCTTCCCAAGGCTCGAGTTCTCTGGATGGATGTAGTTCGAGCAGAAGCTCATATACCGCCGAATACAGGCCCAACTTAGACGCAAATGACAATCCGTACtattatgaaaataacaaattacTTTATTCACTTTACATGGAGCGTATGCAGAGAGCATCTGAGCTATACTAA